TTGCAACGGGTTCTGATCTCCCCGGAGGTTCCCTGGGCCCGCTGGGTGGCAGCCAACCTGCCGCCGGGCCCCCGCCTGTCCCGGCCCGCCGGCGGTGGGCCAGCGCCGTTGCCGGACTGGGCAGGCTGGTTCTCCGCGCTCGCTTTCCCACCTGGACTTCCCTGGGTGGCGCGCGGGGTGTTCAAGGGCGTGGCCGATCGCCTGAACGACTCCCTGCGTCACCCTTGGCGGTAATTCCCTGCCGTCATTGGGCAGGCGCGATGCCCCACACACGCATCACGGGGCCCCAGGCTGGCCGCTCGGTTTCCAGGCGACGCAGCAGCGCGCTCGCTTCATCGCGTCGCGCGCCGCTCGTGCTGGCCTGCGCCAGCCTTTCGAGGGCGTCCCGCTCCTGGGTGAGCTGCGGGTTCGCGGCCGCGACCTCCATCGAATTCGGGGGCATCCAGGGAGAAAAGCCGTAGTCGCCCAGGCCCAACCCCTGAATGATGGAACCGAGTTGAAAACGTCGCAATGGCGGCCATTCCGCTTCCCCACCGCCCGCTTCGGCGCGGACCAGTCGACGAATCTCCCGGTGCAAGGCCGCCGCCGGCTCCAAGGGGCCCTCCAGTTCTTCGACCAGCAGCAACACCGCCCCCGGCCGCAGGGCGGCCCGCGCAGCATGCAACCACGAGGTGGGGTTGGCCACGTGACTCAGCACCCCCAGCAACGCCACCGCATCATAGCGGGCCGAAAGGGGCTCGGGGAGTTGGGTGGCACCCGGAAGCTTGCGCAAGATGGTCCCGCCAAATTCAGGCGTGGCGCCTGCCCAGCCGGGCGCAGCCCAGACGAGGGCATGGGTGCCGTCCCAGCGCGGCAAATCTGCCAGTCTTGGGTCTCCCGTTTGCAGCATCTGCCGACTCCCTGAGTCTGGCCTTCGCCCGTCAACCAGGCTCAAAGCCGGTGCGTCTCGAATGAAGCCCGTGGCCGCCGGACACGCGCTGAAGTTCCAGGCGGCGACGACCCTCCCCGCCCGTCCGACAAGGCCCCCCGCGCGCCGGGCGGCTTGTCAACCGATGTCCTGCCACACTATAGGCCCACCGGATGCCCGTGACCAGGAGCAGGATCACGAGAAAACGGGACACCCGGCAAGCCCTGACTCAAGCCACGTCCAGCGCGGCAATCAGGGCCGCCGTCAGGTCTCGGGTCGAGCAGGGCACCAGCGAAGGTTCCCGTCCGTCACACAACTCGGCGGGGCGCAAACCGGCGGCCAGGACCTTCTCGATCGCGCTTTCGATCGCGTCGGCTGCCGTCACCTCGCCGAACACCCAGCGGAGCATGAATGCGCCGCAGCGAATCATGCCCAGGGGGTCCGCCACGCCCTGTCCGGCAATGTGAGGTCCCGAGCCGTGCGCGGGTTGAAAAATGCTGGTGGCTCCCCCCAGGTATGCCACTGGATGCACCGCGAAACTGCCCGTCAGGCCCTGCGCCACCGCCGCCATCAGGTGACCGAGGGACATCTCCGACACCAGCACGTCATAGCGCTCAGGTTGCCTGACCAGCTCGAAAAAGAAGTGGGTCGCATCCCGGCGCGTCAGGCGCACATCACGGAGCCCAGGGGCGATCGCCTCCACCGCGTGCGCCCACACCTGGCCCGTTTCGAGCAGCTTGGCCTGATCGACCGATTGGACTTCACCGCGTCGCTTGCGGGCGAGTTCACAGGCCAGATTCACCACCCTGCAAACCTCCTGCGAGGTGTAAACCATCGTGTTGGTGGCGACCTCTCCCTCCGGCAAACGCACAAGGCTCCGAGGTTGACCATAAAATAGCCCGCTGCTGTGGTCATAGACCATCACGAGGTCGAACGGCGTCCTGACATCGCCGCTTGCGCGGCCAAGGGCCGGATAGGTCCGGATGGGGCGAACCGTGGCAAAAGTGCCCAGCCAATCCCGTAATTTGATCAATGCCTGGCGAGGTTGTTTCGAGGAAGGAGAATCGAGATGCTTGGGGCCGGCCAACGGCCCCACCAGCACCGCCGGCGCCCCTCGACACAATGCCATGGTGACGCCGGGCAAGGCGTGACCGGTGGCGTGGTACGCCGTCAAGCCAATCTGCCCCTCGCGAACCAGCAGTTGAAACCCGTGTCGAGCGCCCGTGGCCCGAAGCACCTCCAGGCAGGCTGGCATGACCTCGCCCCCCACGCCATCCCCCGCGAGCACCGCCACGGGAAGCGTTTTCATGTGCAGCCCTCCGTTCGCTTGGCCCCCCCGCCATCCTGCGGCAGGGCTGGAACCTTCCCAATGGCCAAGTGTGCCTGAAAACGCCGGCAATCCCGTCACCCGCGAGCGGGCTGTGGTAGCATGCCGCAGGCCTTCTGGACGCCGCCAGGACCGCTTTTTCGGAAACCCATCCATGTCCGACATCCGTGACTCCCTGCTCCTCCGTGCGCTTCGACGCGAGCCCGTTCCGCGACCGCCGGTGTGGATCATGCGTCAGGCCGGGCGGTACATGCCGGAATTCCGCGCGGTCCGGGCCAAGCACTCATTCCTGACGGTGTGCAAGACCCCGGAATTGGCCTGCGAAGTCACGCTGCAACCCATTGGCCCGATCGGCGTCGACGCCGCCATTATCTTTTCCGACATCCTGACCCCGCTGGAAGCGATGGGCATGGCGCTCGTCTTCGATGAGAAAGGCCCCCACCTGCCAGACCCCATTCGGTCGCCGAACGACATCCAGAAACTGCGAACGGTCGTGCCTGAGGAGGGGGTGGGTTACCTGGGACAGGCCCTGCGCATGGTCAAGGCGGCCTTGCCCGCGGGAATGCCCCTGCTGGGCTTCGCCGGTGCGCCTTGGACGCTGGCTGCCTACATGATCGAGGGCGGCGGCAGCAAGAATTACGACCGGATCAAGCGTTTCATGTACAACGAACCCGAAGCCTTCGACGGCCTGATGAATCGACTGGTGGCCATGTTGGTGGATTACCTCCGCTACCAGATTGGGGCGGGGGCAGACGCCGTGCAGATCTTCGAGAGCTGGGGAGGCGTGCTGTCTCCGCGCGATTTCGAGCGGTTCGCCTTGCCGTATACCCGTCGCGTGGTGGCGGGTGTGAAGGGGGCCGGAGTCCCGGTCATCGTGTACATGAACGGCGCGGGCCAGGCCCTGGAACATCTGGCAGGGAGCGGGTGCGACGCGGTGGGGATCGACTGGCGAACGGACCTGGGCCAAGCCTTCGACCGGATTGGGGGCCAGGTCGCCATTCAAGGCAACATGGACCCGTGTATGCTGTACGCGCCCGTCGCGGACATCGCGGCGGAGGTGCGTCGCCTGCACGCGCAGGTGGCCGGTCGCCCCGGGCACGTGTTCAATCTGGGGCACGGCATCCTGCCGGACGTGCCGGTGCCACACGCGCAGGCGTTTGTGGACGCGGTGAAGTCGCTCGCCGAGGTCGCCACGCGTGCCTGACGACGCCACCCAGCGCCGGTCACCGGTGGCCGCGGATTACATGGTGCCCCGCGAGATCCTCGCGCGCTACGACGTGGCAGGCCCGCGCTACACCAGCTATCCCACCGCCCCCGAATGGCGGGACGATTTCGGGCCCCGAGAGGCTGAGCAGGTGCTGCGGGACAACCATGCCAGCCGCGGCCACGTGCCCCTGTCGATCTACGTTCATATCCCCTTTTGCCACAAGCTGTGTTACTTCTGCGGTTGCAACATGTGGGTCACCCAGAAGCAGGAACTGGTCGAGCGATACCTGAACGCCGTCGAGCAGGAACTGGCCAGGGTCGGGGAACTCGCCGGACGCGGACGCGAAGTCGTTCAGGTCCACTGGGGCGGGGGCACCCCCACTTACCTGGACAGCGCCCAGATCACCCGGCTCTTCCAGGCCATCACCAAGCATTTCCGCCTGCGGCCGGAGGCCGAAATATCGCTGGAATTGCATCCGGCCGTGACGAGTTTCGAACAGCTCGCGACCCTGCGCCATCTCGGCTTCAACCGCGTCAGCATGGGGATTCAGGATTTCGACGCCAAGGTGCAAGAAACCGTCAACCGTGTGCAACCCTTCGAGGTTACCCGAGACTTGATTGCGGAGTGTCGTCGCCTGGGCTTCCTGAGCGTCAACACCGACCTGATGTACGGTCTGCCGCACCAGACTCCGGCGGGATTTGCGGACACGCTCGACAAGGTGGCGGCCATCAACCCGGACCGACTCGCCCTGTTCAACTATGCCCACGTGCCCTGGTTGAAAAAGCACCAGAGTGTGTTCACCCCGGAAAGCCTTCCAAGCGCGGAAACCAAGCTGTCGCTGTTTGAAATGGCGATCGCCCGACTGCTCGGAATGGGCTACCGCTACATCGGCATGGACCACTTTGCGCGCCCGGATGATGAACTCACGCGCCATCAGGCGGATGGAACCTTGCGTCGCAATTTTATGGGATACACCACCCATGCGGACACCGACCTGCTGGCATTCGGCCCATCGGCCATTTCTGACCTGGCCCAGGCTTACGTGCAAAATGACCGCAACGTGTTCGATTACATGAAGCGCGTCGAGGCGGGAGACTTGCCGGTGGTGCGAGGCTTGCCATTGACCCCCGATGATCGGTTGCGACGGGATGTGATCAACCGCTTGTTTTGCTTGCTGCACGTGAGCAAGGACGCCGTGGAGGCAGAATTCGGCATCGACTTTGACGCCACCTTCGCCGCTGCCCTCACCGCCCTGGCGCCGATGGAGGCCGATGGGCTTCTGGAGCGTGGCCCGCGAGACCTGTATGTCACCTCACGCGGCCAGATTCTGCTGCGCAATCTGGCCATGCAATTCGATGCTTACCTGGGGCGTACGCCGCCTTCGGAACGACGCTTCTCACGCACCCTGTAACGCAGTCCTGGAGGTCTCATGCTCTGGCTCAAAGCCTTTCACGTCATCTCGATCATCGCCTGGATGGCCGGTATGCTCTATATCTGGCGGCTCTATGTGTATCACGCAATGGAGCAGGAACAGGTGGTCATGGACCGCCTGGTCATCATGGAGCGGCGGCTGCTGAACTACATCACGACGCCCGCCATGCTCGCCTCCCTCGCCACCGGAGCCAGCCTGGTCGCACTGGCGCCGTCCGCCTATCTGACCCAGCCCTGGATGCATCTGAAACTGACGCTGTTGTTGGGCCTGTTTGCCAGTCACGGCATGGCGGTGGCGCACCGAAAGAAGCTGCTGGCCAATCCGCGCGTCAAGCCGCCAGGCTTTTATCGCGTGATGAATGAGGTACCGACCCTGTTCATGGTCGGCATCGTGATCGCCGTGATCGTTCGACCGTGGGCGCGCTGAGCGTCCCCCCGCCGAACCGGCCGCAACACCCGCTACCAAACCGACCCGCCCCGTGGGGTGGCTTGCCTTGTCCGCCCCGTTCAACTTTGATAAAATGTTCGTATGGCTCATGTAGCCTGTAGGTGCTGGTTTCAGCCTTTCCGTCCCTGCCCGCGACGTGTTGAAGCAGCCCCCGGACAGTACCTTGTCCCTCCAAGGCCCGCATGCAACTCGTCCTACTCGGAACCAGCCACCAGACCGCCAGCGTCGACATCCGCGAAAAGCTGAGCTTCACCGACCGCCAGGCGGAAGCTGCTCTGGCCCGTCTGCTGGGCTGTACCGGCATTCTGGAGGGGGTCATCCTCTCCACCTGCAATCGGACGGAAATCTATGCGGTGACGCCGGACCCTGATGCGGCGCGCGCCACGCTACGTGAATTCTGGTGTCGAGAAAAGCGGGTCGAGCAGGGCCTGCTGGACGCCTACGGATATTTCTACGTCCACGAGGACGCCATTCGCCACCTGCATCGCGTGGCCGCTGGCATCGACTCCCTGATCGTGGGCGAAGGGCAGATTTTGGCCCAGGTCAAGGCCGCCCTCTCCGAATCGCAACGTCTGGATGCAGCGGGGCAGTATCTGGAGGCGCTCTTCCAGCAAGCCATCAAGGTGGGCAAGGGCGTGCGTACGGAAACCAACATCGGACGAGGGTCCGTCTCGGTGAGTTCCGCAGCCGTGGACATGGCGGCGGCCAAACTGGGCGACCTTCAAGACCGCATCGTGCTGATCTACGGGGCGGGCAAGATGAGTTCCCACACCATCAAGGCACTCACCCAGCGAGGGGCCCAGCACGTTTACATCGTCAATCGAACCTTCGAGCGGGCGCAGGAAGCCGCCCGCCGCCTCGGTTGCGAGGCCCTCTCCCTGGAAGATGGCCGCATGTTGCATGCGGTGGCGGATGTGATCATCTGCTGTACCTCCGCCCCGCATTACCTGCTCGGGCCCAACAATTACCCGGCCGTGCCGGGCCGAGCGCGCATGCTGATCGACATCGCCGTGCCCCGCAATATTGACCCCGCGCTGGCGGAAGTGCCGGGCGTGACCTTGATCGATCTGGATGGCCTGGAAGCGGTGGCGCGCCACAACCGGGAAGAACGGGCCAATCTGATTATCGACGCGGAAGTCTTGATCGAGGCGCAGGTCAAAGACTTCATCTCCCGCCTGGCCTCTTTTCAGGTGGTGCCCACGATTCAAGCCTTCACGGAACATTTTGAAAGACTCGCGGCCGACGAAATCAGCATCTTCTTGGAACGCCAGCCCGGCCTGTTGCATCGCGATCCACGGGCGGCCTTGGAGCGCTTTGCCCACCACCTGCTCGGCCGCCTCACGCATCCTCCGGTGGCCCGCCTCAAGACGCTCGACACCAATGAACGGACCAGCCACGCCGCCGCATTGGCCCGGCTGTTCGATCTGGAGGTCGAAGACGCGACCCAGCGTTACTTGCGCAAGCGCATTCCGCAACGTGACAAGGCCCGTTCGAACGCCGGAGAGAGCTTGATTGACTGACGCCGGGCACCTTCGTCTGGGCAGCCGGGGCAGCGCGCTGGCGCTGTGGCAGACCCGTCACGTGGCCGATGCGCTTTGCCGGCTTCATCCTGGGTTGACCACCGAAATCGTCGTGATCAAAACGACGGGGGACAAGATCTTGGATGTCCCGCTGGCACGCATCGGTGACCGAGGCCTGTTCGTCAAAGAAATCGAGGAGGCCCTGCTGGCCGGCACCATTGATCTGGCCGTACATTCCTTGAAGGACCTGCCAACCCAGCTTCCTGCCGGGCTTTCCGTTGCAGCGGTACTGCCCCGAGAAGATGCCCGCGACTGTGTCGTGAGCGTACGTTTCGCGCAACTGGCCAGCATGCCGGCCGGGACGGTCGTCGGAACCAGCAGTCTGCGTCGCCGGGCTCAGTTGCAGCGGGCCTTTCCGCAGCTTGCCTTCGCCGATGTGAGGGGGAATCTGCAAACCAGACTCGCCAAGCTCGAACGTGGGGAATACGATGCCCTGGTGCTGGCTGCAGCCGGCCTCACGCGGTTGGACCTGGCTGCGCGCATCACGGAATACCTGCCCCCAGACATCTGCCTGCCGGCCGTGGGCCAGGGCGTGCTGGCCGTGGAGTGTCGTGCCGCCGACGCACGCGTCCAGCAACTGCTGGCGCCGCTGGAAGACGGGGAGGCGCGCGCCTGTGTGCTGGCGGAACGCAGCTTGCTGGCGGCCTTGGAGGGAGGTTGTCAGGTGCCCATTGCGGCCCATGCCACCTGCCACGACGGCGAGTTACACCTGACAGGGCTGGTGGCCGCCCTGACGGGCTCCCCTTGCCTGCGATTCTCGGAATCGGGAACGACGGACGCGGCGGTGTCGCTGGGACAGCGCGTGGCCCAACAGTTGCGGGCGCAAGGGGCAGACGAATTGCTCGAGCACGTGCGTCGTGGCGCGCTCAGCTGACGTCCTGCACGGCCGGGTTCTCTGGATCACCCGCCCGCTGGAACAGGCAGGGGATTGGATACACGCCTGCGAACGCGCGGGGGCACGCCCCATTTCCGTGCCGTGTGTGGCCATCGAGGCGTTGACCGACGGGGCCTTGCGGGCCCAGTGCCAGCTCTTGCTGAGCCAGGCTGACTGGTTGCTATTGACCAGCCCCACCGTGGTGCGGGTGCTTGCCACGTGTCTGGCCGGAGAGCCTCCGAGGCGCTCGCTGCGAGTGGCCGCAGTGGGGCCCGGCACGGCGGCCCGCGCCCGCGAACTCGGTTTTTCCGTCGAACTGGTCGCAGAACGGGCCGACAGCGAAGGTCTGGCGCACATCCTGCGACGGGAGGTGCCACTGCGTGGCCGTCTGGTCTTCTTGCCGCAGGGAGACCGCGCCGCAGACGCCCTCACCTTGCGCCTCCAGCAGGCCGGCGCAGCGGTCAGTCCCCTCACCATTTACACCAATCGCGCACCGGTAGGCCTCCGCGACACCGTCGACCGAGCGCTGACGGATGCGCCACCGGACTGGGTTCTGTTTGCCAGCGGTTCGGCCTTCGACCATTGGCGGGAGGCCTGGCCCCTGCACGCGGGGCGTCAACGGCCCCACCTGGCCTCGATCGGCCCTCACACCAGCGCGGTGATTCGGCAAGCCGGCCACGACGTGGCGGCAGAGGCCAAACAGCCCACCATTCAGAGCCTGCTGGCCGCGCTGGCCTCGGCCGCAACACCCTCGGAAGGCGACGGATAGCGATACCCACCGGACGGGGCTGCCAGGCTGACCCTTTGCCGCTGAGAGAGGCGACGGGAGCCACAGCGAGCCCACCTGAGCCTACCAACCCCTGGGTTGGCGAAGCATGCGGTTGTTGCGGTCCAGTTTCTCCTCGATACGCGCCAGGTGTTCCAAAAGCATGGCATTGGTGCGTTTCACGTCCCCCACCTCGACCAGCAGGGCGGTCAACAAACGTTTGACGTCGATGGGGCCCTTGATCTCGCGCAGGGCTGCTGGCAAGGCGTCCTGCGCGGCCAGTTCATACCAGGCCTGGTAGCGTTCATCCGAGCGTTTGATGACCAGATCCCCATGCACCTCATCCACGGGGGAGTCGGGCAAGACGCGGTCGAGTTCCGCGATCAGATTCGCCAGGTCTTCGGGTGAGCCCAGTTCGAAGGCGTGAGG
The sequence above is a segment of the Candidatus Sericytochromatia bacterium genome. Coding sequences within it:
- a CDS encoding class I SAM-dependent methyltransferase; its protein translation is MLQTGDPRLADLPRWDGTHALVWAAPGWAGATPEFGGTILRKLPGATQLPEPLSARYDAVALLGVLSHVANPTSWLHAARAALRPGAVLLLVEELEGPLEPAAALHREIRRLVRAEAGGGEAEWPPLRRFQLGSIIQGLGLGDYGFSPWMPPNSMEVAAANPQLTQERDALERLAQASTSGARRDEASALLRRLETERPAWGPVMRVWGIAPAQ
- a CDS encoding isocitrate/isopropylmalate family dehydrogenase — translated: MKTLPVAVLAGDGVGGEVMPACLEVLRATGARHGFQLLVREGQIGLTAYHATGHALPGVTMALCRGAPAVLVGPLAGPKHLDSPSSKQPRQALIKLRDWLGTFATVRPIRTYPALGRASGDVRTPFDLVMVYDHSSGLFYGQPRSLVRLPEGEVATNTMVYTSQEVCRVVNLACELARKRRGEVQSVDQAKLLETGQVWAHAVEAIAPGLRDVRLTRRDATHFFFELVRQPERYDVLVSEMSLGHLMAAVAQGLTGSFAVHPVAYLGGATSIFQPAHGSGPHIAGQGVADPLGMIRCGAFMLRWVFGEVTAADAIESAIEKVLAAGLRPAELCDGREPSLVPCSTRDLTAALIAALDVA
- the hemE gene encoding uroporphyrinogen decarboxylase gives rise to the protein MSDIRDSLLLRALRREPVPRPPVWIMRQAGRYMPEFRAVRAKHSFLTVCKTPELACEVTLQPIGPIGVDAAIIFSDILTPLEAMGMALVFDEKGPHLPDPIRSPNDIQKLRTVVPEEGVGYLGQALRMVKAALPAGMPLLGFAGAPWTLAAYMIEGGGSKNYDRIKRFMYNEPEAFDGLMNRLVAMLVDYLRYQIGAGADAVQIFESWGGVLSPRDFERFALPYTRRVVAGVKGAGVPVIVYMNGAGQALEHLAGSGCDAVGIDWRTDLGQAFDRIGGQVAIQGNMDPCMLYAPVADIAAEVRRLHAQVAGRPGHVFNLGHGILPDVPVPHAQAFVDAVKSLAEVATRA
- the hemN gene encoding oxygen-independent coproporphyrinogen III oxidase translates to MVPREILARYDVAGPRYTSYPTAPEWRDDFGPREAEQVLRDNHASRGHVPLSIYVHIPFCHKLCYFCGCNMWVTQKQELVERYLNAVEQELARVGELAGRGREVVQVHWGGGTPTYLDSAQITRLFQAITKHFRLRPEAEISLELHPAVTSFEQLATLRHLGFNRVSMGIQDFDAKVQETVNRVQPFEVTRDLIAECRRLGFLSVNTDLMYGLPHQTPAGFADTLDKVAAINPDRLALFNYAHVPWLKKHQSVFTPESLPSAETKLSLFEMAIARLLGMGYRYIGMDHFARPDDELTRHQADGTLRRNFMGYTTHADTDLLAFGPSAISDLAQAYVQNDRNVFDYMKRVEAGDLPVVRGLPLTPDDRLRRDVINRLFCLLHVSKDAVEAEFGIDFDATFAAALTALAPMEADGLLERGPRDLYVTSRGQILLRNLAMQFDAYLGRTPPSERRFSRTL
- a CDS encoding CopD family protein codes for the protein MLWLKAFHVISIIAWMAGMLYIWRLYVYHAMEQEQVVMDRLVIMERRLLNYITTPAMLASLATGASLVALAPSAYLTQPWMHLKLTLLLGLFASHGMAVAHRKKLLANPRVKPPGFYRVMNEVPTLFMVGIVIAVIVRPWAR
- the hemA gene encoding glutamyl-tRNA reductase, whose amino-acid sequence is MQLVLLGTSHQTASVDIREKLSFTDRQAEAALARLLGCTGILEGVILSTCNRTEIYAVTPDPDAARATLREFWCREKRVEQGLLDAYGYFYVHEDAIRHLHRVAAGIDSLIVGEGQILAQVKAALSESQRLDAAGQYLEALFQQAIKVGKGVRTETNIGRGSVSVSSAAVDMAAAKLGDLQDRIVLIYGAGKMSSHTIKALTQRGAQHVYIVNRTFERAQEAARRLGCEALSLEDGRMLHAVADVIICCTSAPHYLLGPNNYPAVPGRARMLIDIAVPRNIDPALAEVPGVTLIDLDGLEAVARHNREERANLIIDAEVLIEAQVKDFISRLASFQVVPTIQAFTEHFERLAADEISIFLERQPGLLHRDPRAALERFAHHLLGRLTHPPVARLKTLDTNERTSHAAALARLFDLEVEDATQRYLRKRIPQRDKARSNAGESLID
- the hemC gene encoding hydroxymethylbilane synthase; amino-acid sequence: MTDAGHLRLGSRGSALALWQTRHVADALCRLHPGLTTEIVVIKTTGDKILDVPLARIGDRGLFVKEIEEALLAGTIDLAVHSLKDLPTQLPAGLSVAAVLPREDARDCVVSVRFAQLASMPAGTVVGTSSLRRRAQLQRAFPQLAFADVRGNLQTRLAKLERGEYDALVLAAAGLTRLDLAARITEYLPPDICLPAVGQGVLAVECRAADARVQQLLAPLEDGEARACVLAERSLLAALEGGCQVPIAAHATCHDGELHLTGLVAALTGSPCLRFSESGTTDAAVSLGQRVAQQLRAQGADELLEHVRRGALS
- a CDS encoding uroporphyrinogen-III synthase, which translates into the protein MARSADVLHGRVLWITRPLEQAGDWIHACERAGARPISVPCVAIEALTDGALRAQCQLLLSQADWLLLTSPTVVRVLATCLAGEPPRRSLRVAAVGPGTAARARELGFSVELVAERADSEGLAHILRREVPLRGRLVFLPQGDRAADALTLRLQQAGAAVSPLTIYTNRAPVGLRDTVDRALTDAPPDWVLFASGSAFDHWREAWPLHAGRQRPHLASIGPHTSAVIRQAGHDVAAEAKQPTIQSLLAALASAATPSEGDG